A genomic segment from Hippoglossus stenolepis isolate QCI-W04-F060 chromosome 3, HSTE1.2, whole genome shotgun sequence encodes:
- the cfap91 gene encoding cilia- and flagella-associated protein 91, whose product MKMNESVSVTVSRKKPSDTVVKRQRVYDFLYDPVHTVSSEVDHVRSRVSLHRVRRVPDFGSMFSSLPHHPGYTLQLDPADPVPASVDRGWRGYRDQHSGALQQLTGAIPRRDESHRGADRWKYFKRPLLTSTQRLPPDVIYGLQQENFVTAGGQYAAQQPTHVTVGVQTDYRENETQTDPYCPEYVIRPGTTPTELLQLAPLTWGRGLPAGLAEVEMIERARAKRVWEASLPPLDDLSQLDKRRRMMEEMEAREWAFREEEIQKLQESRLVVLTELLRQRDEAQRDFTDQRLTHSYFKLLDHRQGKLHKTHNHYTRSLRKLQAKGRNMKGQLKQLGLKDSEFVPHSLRGTFNSAHSSAPKKHHLNTYEGLNDLEARSSTSICQLRLKRSKDVIKDVIQPSVKKALEQMNTYKALREKKTEKPLRFLIKKEKPVPRPATPIVEEPPEGDEETELAVVHLQKLLRGKSVQNEMFKGKENHMDLIQELRTVHALQRQEQQLQETDRELMITLKKQRDKQRIKTSQNEASQARVIGAELEDMFDTLSKELIRLQEERRIHAFTLLAERERRTREAEESGRRQLEEHRRREQDEIFRQVVQIHQETVDFYLESVILGSVEQTADDQAREEIRRRAKEINDIVYAAEKSRNKLQSEEIVSELVYSFLIPEVEKINIRRRVHARQQKHLQAVRSIINEAAEGSGIPPSSTPSLLPSSTPSLLPSSPPSLLPSETASVEEMSRQEQDQRQEAEPQPH is encoded by the exons atgaaaatgaatgaatccgTCAGTGTCACAGTTTCCAGGAAGAAACCGAGCGACACGGTGGTGAAGCGTCAGCGGGTTTACGACTTCCTGTACG atccGGTTCACACGGTTTCATCCGAGGTGGATCATGTCCGGTCCAGAGTCTCCTTACACAGAGTG CGGCGAGTGCCTGACTTCGGCTCCATGTTCAGCAGCCTGCCGCACCACCCGGGGTACACTCTTCAGCTGGACCCCGCCGACCCCGTCCCAGCGTCTGTGGACCGAGGCTGGCGAGGCTACAGGGACCAGCACAGCGgggctctgcagcagctcactgg GGCGATTCCAAGAAGGGACGAGAGTCATCGTGGAGCTGATCGCTGGAAATACTTTAAACG acctCTGCTTACCTCCACACAGCGGCTTCCCCCTGACGTGATCTATGGTTTGCAACA AGAAAACTTTGTGACGGCTGGTGGACAGTATGCAGCACAGCAGCCCACACACGTCACCGTGGGGGTGCAGACGGACTACAGGGAgaatgaaacacagacagacccaTACTGCCCCGAGTATGTGATCCGACCGGGGACGACTCCGACAGAGCTCCTGCAGCTCGCTCCTCTGACTTGGG GTCGCGGTCTGCCCGCAGGCCTGGCGGAGGTGGAGATGATCGAGCGGGCTCGGGCCAAACGAGTCTGGGAGGCGAGTCTCCCTCCGCTGGACGACCTGAGTCAGCTGGACAAGAGGAGGCggatgatggaggagatggaggccAGGGAGTGGGCgttcagagaagaagaaatccaGAA GCTGCAGGAGTCCCGTCTGGTGGTGCTGACGGAGCTGTTGAGGCAGAGAGATGAGGCCCAGAGAGACTTCACAGACCAGCGACTGACCCACAGCTACTTCAAGCTCCTAGACCACAGGCAGGGCAAACTACACAAGACCCACAACCACTACACCCGCT CCCTGAGGAAACTGCAAGCGAAGGGCAGGAACATGAAGGGGCAGCTGAAGCAACTCGGCCTTAAAGACTCTGAGTTTGTCCCTCACTCCCTCAGGGGAACTTTCAACAGTGCTCACAGCAGTGCGCCAAAGAAACACCACTTGAACACATATGAAG GCCTCAACGACCTCGAGGCCCGATCCTCGACCTCGATCTGTCAGTTGCGGCTGAAAAGATCCAAAGACGTCATCAAGGACGTGATCCAGCCGTCTGTGAAGAAAgcgttagaacaaatgaatacaTACAAG GCCCTGAGGGAGAAGAAGACGGAGAAGCCGTTACGGTTTCTGATCAAGAAGGAGAAGCCGGTTCCTCGTCCCGCCACGCCCATAGTGGAGGAGCCGCCAGAG GGAGACGAGGAGACGGAGCTCGCTGTCGTCCACCTGCAGAAATTGCTGAGGGGAAAAAGCGTCCAGAACGAG ATGTTTAAGGGCAAAGAAAACCACATGGATCTCATCCAGGAACTGAGGACGGTCCACGCCCTGCAGAGacaagagcagcagctgcaggaaaccGACAGAGAGCTGATGATCACGctgaagaaacagagagacaaacagagaatcAAG aCCTCTCAGAACGAGGCGTCCCAGGCCAGAGTGATCGGCGCAGAGCTGGAGGACATGTTCGACACCTTGTCCAAGGAGCTGATCCGTCTCCAGGAGGAGCGAAGGATCCACGCCTTCACGCTCCTGGCCGAGAGAGAGCGCCGCACTCGGGAGGCTGAGGAGAGCGGCAggaggcagctggaggagcacaGACGCAGAGAACAAGATGAGATCTTCAGACAA GTGGTGCAGATTCACCAGGAAACTGTGGACTTCTACCTGGAGAGCGTCATCTTGGGATCTGTGGAGCAGACGGCGGACGACCAGGCCAGAGAGGAGATCCGCAGGAGGGCGAAGGAGATTAACGACATAGTTTACGCTGCGGAGAAAAG cagGAACAAACTTCAGTCGGAGGAGATCGTGTCAGAGCTGGTTTACAGTTTCCTCATCCCAGAGGTGGAGAAGATCAACATCAGGAGAAGAG ttCACGCGAGGCAGCAGAAACACTTGCAGGCCGTTCGGAGCATCATTAACGAGGCTGCAGAGGGTTCTGGgatccctccctcctctactccttccctccttccctcctctactccttccctccttccctcctctcctccttccctccttccttctgaAACAGCCTCCGTTGAGGAGATGAGCCGCCAAGAGCAGGATCAGCGGCAGGAAGCAGAACCTCAACCTCACTGA
- the pmepa1 gene encoding protein TMEPAI isoform X1, which yields MLNLMGVPNTTAANVSCTCNCKRFTSLQSMEITQLEFVQILVIVVVMMVMVVVITCLLNHYRLSARSLLSRHAPTRRRHLPLANEGSLWSSEGTGTNSGLNEVYNPRPPDRGVHSSYLQREPPHGQSQPALQSQRFQHTYAPSRFQPTYPYLPQSLIDLPPTISLSDGEEPPPYQGPCTLQLRDPEQQMELNRESVRAPPNRTVFDSHPLDPSNSCLQASLQAPPPSVHSGISVLEAQEALSRHQKQGSRVEGAPPAYSEVIGHYYHPTALHSGHNHRTVPSAQAPPSSLIHGLIRPPPQQQGSVDNRNARNTKEKSQKPQQV from the exons CCCAGCTGGAGTTCGTCCAGATCCTGGTGAtcgtggtggtgatgatggtgatggtggtggtcaTCACCTGTCTGTTGAACCACTACCGCCTATCAGCACGCTCGCTCCTCTCCAGACACGCCCCTACACGCAGGAGACACCTGCCGCTGGCCAAC gaGGGCAGTCTGTGGTCGTCTGAGGGCACCGGGACAAACAGTGGTCTGAATGAG GTTTACAACCCTCGACCTCCGGACCGAGGCGTCCACTCGTCCTACCTTCAGCGGGAGCCGCCGCACGGCCAGTCGCAGCCCGCCCTCCAGTCGCAGCGCTTCCAGCACACGTACGCCCCGAGTCGCTTCCAGCCGACGTACCCCTACCTGCCCCAGAGCCTCATCGACCTCCCCCCCACCATCTCCCTCTCAGACGGAGAAGAGCCGCCGCCCTACCAGGGCCCCTGCACCCTGCAGCTCCGAGATCCGGAGCAACAGATGGAGCTGAACCGCGAGTCGGTCCGAGCGCCGCCCAACAGAACAGTGTTCGACTCCCACCCCCTCGACCCATCCAACTCCTGTCTGCAGGCCAG TCTGCAGGCTCCTCCCCCGAGCGTCCATTCAGGCATCAGTGTGTTAGAAGCCCAGGAGGCCTTGTCCCGGCACCAGAAGCAGGGCTCTCGAGTAGAGGGAGCGCCCCCGGCCTACAGCGAGGTGATCGGGCACTACTACCACCCGACAGCCCTGCACTCCGGCCACAACCATCGGACTGTTCCATCCGCACAAGCACCCCCGTCCTCGCTCATACATGGTCTGATCCGACCTCCGCCTCAGCAGCAAGGAAGTGTGGACAACAGGAACGCAAGGAATACAAAGGAGAAATCCCAGAAGCCCCAGCAAGTGTGA
- the pmepa1 gene encoding protein TMEPAI isoform X2 — translation MQPPPGRHHHDNCVQTQLCAQLEFVQILVIVVVMMVMVVVITCLLNHYRLSARSLLSRHAPTRRRHLPLANEGSLWSSEGTGTNSGLNEVYNPRPPDRGVHSSYLQREPPHGQSQPALQSQRFQHTYAPSRFQPTYPYLPQSLIDLPPTISLSDGEEPPPYQGPCTLQLRDPEQQMELNRESVRAPPNRTVFDSHPLDPSNSCLQASLQAPPPSVHSGISVLEAQEALSRHQKQGSRVEGAPPAYSEVIGHYYHPTALHSGHNHRTVPSAQAPPSSLIHGLIRPPPQQQGSVDNRNARNTKEKSQKPQQV, via the exons ATGCAGCCTCCACCAGGGAGACACCACCATGACAACTGTGTtcagacacaactgtgtg CCCAGCTGGAGTTCGTCCAGATCCTGGTGAtcgtggtggtgatgatggtgatggtggtggtcaTCACCTGTCTGTTGAACCACTACCGCCTATCAGCACGCTCGCTCCTCTCCAGACACGCCCCTACACGCAGGAGACACCTGCCGCTGGCCAAC gaGGGCAGTCTGTGGTCGTCTGAGGGCACCGGGACAAACAGTGGTCTGAATGAG GTTTACAACCCTCGACCTCCGGACCGAGGCGTCCACTCGTCCTACCTTCAGCGGGAGCCGCCGCACGGCCAGTCGCAGCCCGCCCTCCAGTCGCAGCGCTTCCAGCACACGTACGCCCCGAGTCGCTTCCAGCCGACGTACCCCTACCTGCCCCAGAGCCTCATCGACCTCCCCCCCACCATCTCCCTCTCAGACGGAGAAGAGCCGCCGCCCTACCAGGGCCCCTGCACCCTGCAGCTCCGAGATCCGGAGCAACAGATGGAGCTGAACCGCGAGTCGGTCCGAGCGCCGCCCAACAGAACAGTGTTCGACTCCCACCCCCTCGACCCATCCAACTCCTGTCTGCAGGCCAG TCTGCAGGCTCCTCCCCCGAGCGTCCATTCAGGCATCAGTGTGTTAGAAGCCCAGGAGGCCTTGTCCCGGCACCAGAAGCAGGGCTCTCGAGTAGAGGGAGCGCCCCCGGCCTACAGCGAGGTGATCGGGCACTACTACCACCCGACAGCCCTGCACTCCGGCCACAACCATCGGACTGTTCCATCCGCACAAGCACCCCCGTCCTCGCTCATACATGGTCTGATCCGACCTCCGCCTCAGCAGCAAGGAAGTGTGGACAACAGGAACGCAAGGAATACAAAGGAGAAATCCCAGAAGCCCCAGCAAGTGTGA